TGCCGCCCATATCGGCGCTGACGAGCGAAGGCGCTTTAAGTATCTTGGCAGTTGTGAGAGCGCGCGAAAGCGCCGTCGCTCGGCTTCATGCGCCGGATTGACGTAAGCGTTGAGCAGAGACACCGCCACGGCCGAAACGCCGAGGCCGGACAGTTTCTCGATCAGGCGCATCGAGCGCCGCTGGCGTAATCGCCGTTTCGATCGTGCCATCGGAGCGGCTGCGCTCTGCGATACCGTGGCGGAGCTTACGTGCAATCAGCGGCGGTGCGGCGTCAATTGCATAACCAATTCCTTCCTTTTCCATATTTCAGGCAATCCGCCGCCGGAAGACATGGACTGCCGGAGTGCAGACGCAAAGCGGCGTTGCCTCTGTCGATTGCACGACTCCGTCCAGAAAGATCGTCTCGGAAGCGAGGGTAATGGCTGCGTGGAGCGGACGCGGCCATCGGCGTCCGTCGTCCGACTTTGGCGCGAAGTGGCGGCCGACCGCGACCACAATTTCGTCGCGCTTCCACCGGCGGGCGAAGGCAATGACGTGGTCGGCATCGGGGCCGCTCACATCGAGCGCGATGTAATCGCCACGGCGGAACAGTTCGGCATGCGCGCGGCGAATATCGAGCAGCTTATGAAGCAGATGCAGCTTGATGCGACTGTCGCGCCAGGTCTCGGCGAGGCCCGGCCAGTCGTCACCCGGATTCTCAAGTTCGGCCGCGCGCCTGGCGAAGTCCACCGGCCGGCGGTTGTCCGGATCGACCAGCGAAAGGTCCCAATATTCCGTGCCCTGATAGATGTCCGGAATGCCGGGGCCGAGTACCTTGAGCGCGAGCTGGGAGAGACTGTTGAGCGCTCCGATCAGCGCGGTACGCGCCGCGAAAGCGCCGAATGACTCGAGAAACGTTTTCGACCGCGCCGGATCGAGCAGGGCGCCGATATAGCCGTCCAGCGCCGCTTCATACTTGTCGTTCGGCGCCGTCCAGCTCGTCTCCTGCTTGCCTTCGCGCGCCGCTTTCAGCGCATAGGCTTTCATGCGCGCGGTGAACTCCGCGTCGAGGGTCTCCGGCCAGGCGCCGATGAGCGCCTGATAGATCATGTATTGATGCGCCTTGCTCGGCCAGAGCGATCCATCCTGCACGGCGGCAATAGCGTGGTTCATGCCGTCCCATTTCTTCACGCACGATGCCCATTCGTCGGACATTTCGCTCAGCGCCAGAATGCGCATGCGGGAGTCTTCGCCGCGCTTGGTGTCATGCGTCGCCGTTGCGGTCAGACCTGCCGGCGACGTTCTCAGGCGTTCGGCCTGCAGCTCGTGGAATTGTTGGGGCGACAGCGCCTGCGCATCGGGATGGCCGCCGACCTCGTTGAAGGCGAGGAAGCGGTGATCGCGATAGAACACCGTGTCTTCCAGCGCCTTCGCCATCAGCGGGCCGGTGAACTGCTGCAGCTTCAAGGCGAAGTTGCGTACGCGCGGCGCGCTATAGCCGGGGTTGTTCACCAGATCGAGCGTGATGACATCGCGCAGGAAATCCATGACGTCGGGATCGGGTCCGCCCCAGCGCGCTCGGGCCCGTGCGATGGTCGCGTCGATGATGGCGCGGTCCTTGTCGGACGCCCCGCCTGCGGTGACATAAGTTCGGTAAACGGGAAACTCCAGCACATAGAGCAGCAGTGCCTCGCGCAAACGGTTGAGTGTGTAGTCTCGCGTGCTGAAATGGCCGGCGGCGATGCGCGCCAGTTGCAGGCCGAGCACGGTGAATTCGCTCGCCAGCATGGTGTCGATGACCCGGCGCTTGGCGGTATCGAGCATTTGCGCGGGCGTTGCACGCTCGCCAGTGAAGTCGCGCCATGTCTTCTCCAGCGCATCGAGCCCGCGCGCGTCGGCCAGCACATGGCCAATGACATTGAGCCATTCATAACCGGTCGTACCGGCGACGCCGGAAAAGTCGGGCAGGGGCTCGCCCGGACCGAGAATTTTCTCGATACCGATCCAGAAAGGTCCACGGCGCTCCTTGCCACGCGCCTTTGTCACCAGTTGGCGCAGGCGGCGCGTGTATTGCGCCGGATCGCGCAGGCCGTCGATGTGATCGAGCCGCAGCCCCTGCAATTGACCGGCCGCGATCAGCCGCGTGACCAGCGGGTGAATGGCGCGGAAGACGGCCGGCCTTTCGACGCGCAGGCCGGCCAGATCGTTGATATCGAAAAAGCGGCGATAATTGACGGCGGCGAAAGCGACGCGCCAGTAGGCGAGGCGATAATGTTGCCGCTCGAGCAGGCGGTGCAACGCAGCCACGCCGGTCTCGCCGCGATAAGCAGAAAGGCCTCGCTCGATCAGCGGCGCCGCGCCTTCGGTTGTTGTCAGGGCTTGCTTTAGCTTTGGCGCCTCACGATAGGATGGCGTGCCATGCGCGCCGAATTCGTCCGCCAGTTTCAACAGTGCGGCACCGACGCGCTCGGCCTCCGCTTGCGTTGTCCCAACGATTATTCTGAGCATCTCGCCGTAGCGCTGCGGATTGATCGGCAGCTTGTGCTCGAAATACCAGGCAGCGAAGCTGCCGTCGGCTGAATCGTAGCCCAGTTCGATCTCGCCGGCCTGCAAGGCGTCGCCATAAGGTCGCCCGAGGATCGGCAACAGCACGCCCGGATGGCGCCGATAGGGGATAGCCTCCCAGTCGATATCGAAAGCCTCGGCATGCGGGGAGTGCTGGCCCCATTCCAGGACGTCGAGCCACCACTGATTATCGGACAGGCCGACGCCCATGTGGTTCGGCACGAAGTCGAGGATCAGGCCAAGGTCGTTCGCTTTCAGCGCGTCGCTCATCCGCGCGAAAGCCTCATCGCCGCCAAGCTCGGGGTTGAGGCGGTCGTGATCGACGATGTCATAGCCGTGCGTGCTGCCCGGCCGCGCCTTCAGAAACGGCGAAGCGTAGAGATGGCTGATGCCCAGCGCCTTGAGATACGGGACGATGGCGGCGGCATCGTCGAAGGTGAAATCCTTGGTCAGTTGCACGCGGTAGGTCGCGCGCGGAATGGCAGGCGGCATGGCGCTAGCCTCCGATCGCGGCATAGACCGACCACGGCGGCAGTTCGGCCGGCGGATCTCCGCCCCATACTGCTTGCGATCCCCATGCGAGGTCACGCGGGCGCGGCTGCGCTGTCCCGGAAAGGTTGGCCAGCAGCAGCAGGCTCTTGTCCTTTGCGGGCCAGCGCGCCGACAACAGGCTTCCCGTCATCGTCGCCTGACCCGGGCCGGTCATCGACCGCAGCAACGGCACAATGTCGCGATGCCGTGCCGCCAGCAGCGACCGCGTTAGTTCGAGACGCCGTGCATGCGCAGGTTTGTCGCAGACCGCCCAGTCGAGCACGGCGAGGTCGCGCGTCTGCTCGGCCAGCGGGTCGGGTATCTCGTCGCCGTGTTTGGCGTAGGCTTCGGCGAATTCGCGTTTACGGCCGTTGCGCACCGCATCGGCAAGATCGCCCTTGAAGTCGCAGAAGAACGGGAATGGCTCTTTCGCGCCCCATTCCTCACCCATGAACAGGAGGGGCGGGCCCGGCTGGAGCAGCAGCACGCTCAGGGCGGCGGCGACCGCGTCGTCATCGGCCAGCGTTGTGAGCCTTTCGCCGAGAGGCCGGTTGCCGATCTGGTCGTGGTTCTGGATGAAGTTGACGAAGGCGAGGCGCGGCAGCGCGGCGCTCTGCTCGCCGCGCGACGCGTTGTCCCGGTGTGGCGACGGCTCGCCCTGGTAGGCAAAGCCTTCCGCCAAAGTCCGCGCTACGTGCTGCGCCGCGTCGTGATAGTCCCGGTAATAGCCTTGGGTTTCGCCGGTCAGCAGTACGTGCCAGGCGTGGTGGTAGTCGTCGTTCCATTGCGCGTTGTAGTGGCCCGCGGGAGGATCCTCGAGCGGCGCTAGACGGCGCGCGGTGTTGTCGTCGTTCTCGAGCACGAGATGGATATGCCGGCCGGTTTCCTGCGCCAAATCGCCGACCGCCTTGCTGATGTCCTCCAGTACGTTCGGCTCGCCGGGCGCGACGATGGCATGCACGGCATCGAGGCGCAGACCGTCGAAGCGATAGTTGCGCAGCCAGTGCACGGCGTTCTCGACGGCGAAGGTGCGAACCTCGGGCATGCGATAGTCGATTGCGCTGCCCCACGGCGTATGCATGTCGGTAAAGAAAGGCGGCCCGATGCGCGGCAGGTAGTTTCCCTCCGGCCCGAAGTGGTTGTAGACCACGTCAAGAAACACCATCAGGCCGCGCTGGTGAGCGGCGTCGATCAGCGCCTTGAGATCGTTGGGACGGCCGTAGGTCGCGTCGGGTGCAAACAAGAGCACGCCGTCGTAACCCCAGTTCCAGCGGCCGGGAAATTCGGCGAGCGGCATCAGCTCGAGCGCCGTGATGCCGGTTTCGACGAGGTGATCGAGCTTGTCGATCATCGCGCGATAGCTTCCTTCGGGCGTGAACGTGCCGACATGCGTTTCGAGAAATACCGTTTGTTCCCACGGACGGCCTTTCCAGTCCGCGGCGCGCCAGTCGTACGTGTGGTCGATGACTTCGCTGGGGCCGGCGACGTCCTCGGGCTGGAAGTGCGATGCCGGGTCGGCAATGGTGATTTCGCCGTCGATGCGAAAACTGTAGTGGGTGCCGGCCTTGACGCCGGGCACATGCAAGGAGAACCAGCCGCCGTCGGCGCGCCGCATCTGTTGCGTGCTGTCGAGCACGAGCTCGACTTGTTTTGCCGCCGGCGCCCATAGCCTAAAGGTCACGCCATCATCGGCGATCAGCGGCCCGAACGTGGGGAGGGCGCTCACGGTTGGCCTGCAAAAACGACAATCGAGCGCGGCTTGATGGTCCATGGCGATCCCGTATCGCCGACGACGTCCTGCGGCCCGTCATTGCCGGTGTCGATGAGGTTCTTCCATTTTGGCGATCCTTCCCAGGTGGGGAACGTCACCTCGACATCATGATCGGCGCCATTGAGGATGATGTAGAGCGGTGCGTCGCCTTCCTTCGGACCGGCGAGGACGTAGGAGACGAACTTACCGCCCGGGAAATTCCAGTCATCATCCGTCATCTCCGTCGCGCCGGGCGTCAGCCAGAGCACATCGTGCGTGCCGTCGGCGCGCTTGCCTTCCAGCCACTTGTTTTGGCGCACCTGCGGATATTGCCGACGGATTTGCGCAAGGGTGCTGACGAAGCCGATCAGATCGTCGTCGGTGCCAAGTGCCGACCAGTCGACCCAGCCGATCTCGTTGTCCTGGCAGTAGGCGTTGTTGTTGCCACTCTGCGAATTGCCGACTTCGTCACCGGCCAGTATCAGCGGGATGCCCTGGGCTAGATAGAGCGAGGCCAGTTGATTGCGGCGGAGCGTCCGTCGCAATGCGAGGATTGCGGGATCGTCCGTTGGGCCTTCGGCGCCGCAATTGGTGCTGACATTGTCGTCCGAACCGTCTCTGTTGTCCTCGCCATTGGCCTCGTTGTGCTTGCCGTCATAGCTGTAGAGGTCGGCCAGCGTGAAGCCATCATGCACCGTGACGTGGTTGATGCTGGCGCGCGGTGACCGCCCGTCGTGCTGGAACTGTACGGACGAGCCCGTCATCGCATGGGCAATATCGCCAATCAGGTCGCCGTCGCCGCGCCAGAATCGCCGCAAGGTCCTGCGATAAATGTCGTTCCATTCCGACCAGCCGTTGGGGAAGCCGCCAACCTGATAGCCGCCCATGCCGACGTCCCAAGGTTCGGCGATCATCTTGACGTCGGCGAGCACTGGGTCCTGCCTTACGGCGGTGAGAAACGGCGCGTTGCGATCGAATGCCGGACCGCGCGCCAGCGTCGTGGCGAGATCGAAGCGGAAGCCATCGACCTGATAGGCTTCGACCCAATGCCGCAGCGAGTCCATCACCATTTGCAGCACGCGCGGATGAGCGAGCTTGAGAGAATTCCCCGTGCCGGTGAAATCGTCGTAATAGCGCGCGTCGTCCGGCATCAACCAATAGTAGGAAGCATTGTCGATACCGCGATAGCAGAGCGTCGGCCCCATATGATTGCCTTCGCAAGTATGATTATAGACGACGTCGAGGATGACCTCGATCCCGGCGTCATGCAGCGCGGCAATGGTCCCGCGCAGATCGTTTACCTCGGAGCCATTGGAATAGCGGGCCTCCGGCGTGAAGAAGCTGAGGGTGTTGTAACCCCAGTAATTGGTCAGATTGCGGTCCAGCAGGTGGCGGTCATTGAGAAAGGAGTGCACCGGCAGCAACTCGATCGCGGTGACGCTAAGCTTGCGCAGGTGCGTTATCATGGCCGGGTCGGAGAGAGCGCGGTATGTGCCGCGCAGGCCTTCCGAAATCTCGGTTCGTTGGTGAGTGAGGCCCTTGACGTGCGCTTCATAGATCACCGTGTCTTCCCACGGGACATGAGGACGGTGGTTCGAGCCGGTGTACGCGTCATCGACGACGACCGACTTGACCATGAAACGGGCATTGTCGCGCTTGTCGAATGACAGGTCCTGCTGCTTGCTGCCGGTCCGGTAGCCGAAGTGCGCATCGTTCCAGGTGCAGTGGCCGCCGAGCTGCTTGCTGTAAGGGTCGATCAGCAGTTTGTGGGCGTTGAAACGGTGGCCTTCCTCCGGGGCATAGGGGCCGTACACCCGGTAGCCATAAAGCTGCCCCGGCCCGACATTCGACAGGTAGGTGTGCCAGACATCGTCGGTGCGTTCGTTGAGCGTGACGCGCTCGGTTTCCCGCCGGCCGTCGCGATCGAACAGGCAGAGTTCGACCTTGGTCGCGTTGGCTGAAAACAGCGCGAAATTCGTGCCACGGCCGTCCCATGTCGCGCCAAGCGGATAGGGCGCCCCCGCGGCGGATTTCTTGCCGTTAGGACTCAGGAACGAAAATGAGGGCAGCAAGCGGTGGGAGAACAATGCGAATCTCCTGACTGTCGGGCGTGGCAACGGTTGAGACGCCGCCCGCGTTCCCGACATTGCTGCCGCCATAAATGGCCGCATCCGAATTGAAGGCCTCGCGCCAGTGACCGGCGAAGGGCACACGAAGGCGGTAGTCGTGCAGCACCTGCGGGGTGAAGTTCACGACGAAGACGGCGCGCGATCCGGGGTCGCGGCCCTTGCGCAGCCAGGCGAAGACGCTGTTGTCGGCATCGTCGGTGATCAGCCATTCGAAGCCTTCCGCCTGACAGTCGAGGCTGTGCAGGGCGGGAATGTCGCGATAAAGATGATTGAGGTCGCGGACGAGGCGCTGGATGCCGGCATGCTCGGACTTTTCCAGAAGGTGCCACGGCAGGCTGACATCGTGGTTCCACTCGGTGTCCTGGCCGAACTCGCAGCCCATGAACATCAGCTTCTTGCCGGGATGCGAGAACATGAAGGCGTAGTAGGCCCTCAAGTTTGCGAAGCGTTGCCACGCGTCGCCCGGCATGCGGCCGAGGATCGAACGTTTGCCGTGAACGACCTCGTCGTGCGACAGCGGCAAAATGAAGTTTTCCGAGAAGGCGTAGTGCAGCCCGAACAGGATCTTGCCGTGGTGATAGCGGCGATGGATCGGATCCTTGGACATGTAATCGAGGGTGTCGTTCATCCACCCCATATTCCACTTGTAGCCGAAGCCAAGTCCGCCCCAGTCGACCGGGCGTGACACCTGCGGCCAGGCGGTCGACTCCTCGGCGACCGTGGTGGCGTGCGGATATTGCCGGAACACCTCGGTGTTGGTGCGCCGCAGGAAGTCGACGGCATCGATGTTTTCGCGGCCGCCGTGCTTGTTGGGAATCCAGCCGTGCGCGGGCCGGCTGTAATCGAGATACAGCATCGAGGCGACGGCATCGACGCGCAAGCCGTCAATGCCGTAGCGGTCAAACCAGAACAGGGCGTTCGACAGCAGGAAGTTCGTGACCTCCGTGCGCCCGTAATTGTAGATCAGCGTGCCCCAGTCGAGGTGGCGGCCCTGGCGCGGGTCCTCGTGTTCGTAGAGACCAGTGCCGTCGAAGCGGGCAAGGCCATGCGGGTCATCGGGAAAATGGCCGGGCACCCAGTCGAGCAATACGCCGAGACCAGCCTTATGCAGGGCATCCACCAGATGCGCGAAGTCCTCCGGCGGGCCGAAGCGGCTGGTCGGCGCGAACAGGCCGGTCGGCTGATAGCCCCACGAGCCGTCGAAGGGGTGCTCTGAGATGGGCAGCAATTCGACGTGGGTGAAGCCCATGTCGCGCACATAGCCCGGCAATTGTTCGGCGAGTTCGCGATAGGTCAGCCAGCCGCCGCCACGTTCGGCACTGCGGCGCCAGGAGCCCAGATGGACTTCGTAGATGGAGATCGGCTTGTTGTAGGCGTTGATTTCCGAGGGCGCCGGCGAGGGGTGCGGGATTGTCGAAGGATCGACGACGATCGATGCGGAGAGCGGGCGTACTTCCGACGCGAAGGCGACCGGATCCGCCTTCAACGGCAGCATTTGACCAAAGCGATCGACAATTTCGAACTTGTACCTATCTCCAACTTTGGCGCCGGCGACGAATGTTTCCCAATAGCCCTGGCCGCGCACCTGCATCGGGTTGCTGTTGCCGTCCCATGAATTGAAATCGCCGACGACACTGACGCGCTGGGCATTGGGCGCAAGCACGATGAACCCGACACCTGACACTCCGTCATGAATCATGGGATGCGCGCCGAGCTTGTCGTACAGCCGGAGTTGGTTGCCTTCGCCGAGCAGATAAAGATCGTAGTCGGAGAGGATCGGGTTCATAAGGCAATCACCCCGCGCTGAAAGAGAATGCGCGCCGTCGCTTCCAGCGGAATATGCGACCACGCGGGGCGGTTCGTCAGTTCGTATTCGATTTCGTAGAGCGCCTTCTCCAACAGGAAGGTGTCGAGTAACTGCCGGGCCTGCTCCGCATCGGCCGGCCAGAGGCCACTATCGCCGAGCGTCTCGCGGTAACAGGACCAGAAGGCCTCGGTCAGGCGATCGCCCCAGTCGCGCATCAGCGGCGTGAGCACGCTGCGGTCCTCGTCGTTCAGGTCCGGCGCATTGGCGATGGCCGCGCTGATGGCGTAATCGATCGACCGGATCAGGCCGGCGACGTCGCGCGCCGGCGGCGCTTTGCGGCGACGTTCCTCGACGGTACGGCGGGGCTCGCCTTCGAAGTCGAGGATGTAGGCATCATCTTTGGCGATGAGGACCTGGCCGAGATGGAAATCGCCGTGGTGGCGGATTTTCTGGCCGTCAAAGGCCGATTTGCGGCCGTTTTCGATATGAGAAAGGACGGCCTCGCGGCTCTCGGTCAGCCGTGAGGCAATTGGATGTATCTCCCGCGGGAGGTTCGCCATGGAGCTGGCGACGAGGTCCAGCCGGGCGCGCGTGCGGTCCGCCAGATCGTCGGTCCAGGCCGCAACGTCCACATCCGTAATCGACTCCGGCGCGAAGGCGGCAATGTCCGGCCGGCTGGCGAAGGCGAGGTGCATCTCCGCCGTCCGCTTGCCGATCTGCCGGATGCGCTGCAGCAGCACGGGCGTATCGGCGGTTTCCAGGATCGGCTCGGCGAGATTGAGCCGCTGCGCATCGATCAGGCGCTCGAGCGAGCCGACGGTCAGGCTCCAGGCATCGCCCTGGTTCTCGATGAAGGCATGGACCACGACCAGTGCGCTGCTGGTGTCGCCCTCGATCAGTTCGGCAGAGCCGAGCAAAGCCGGCGCGTTCTGGAACGAGGTCTCGTCGGTCAGGAAACGCCCGATCTCGATTTCCGGATGAATGCCCGGCGACAGG
The Pseudolabrys sp. FHR47 genome window above contains:
- the treZ gene encoding malto-oligosyltrehalose trehalohydrolase, which encodes MSALPTFGPLIADDGVTFRLWAPAAKQVELVLDSTQQMRRADGGWFSLHVPGVKAGTHYSFRIDGEITIADPASHFQPEDVAGPSEVIDHTYDWRAADWKGRPWEQTVFLETHVGTFTPEGSYRAMIDKLDHLVETGITALELMPLAEFPGRWNWGYDGVLLFAPDATYGRPNDLKALIDAAHQRGLMVFLDVVYNHFGPEGNYLPRIGPPFFTDMHTPWGSAIDYRMPEVRTFAVENAVHWLRNYRFDGLRLDAVHAIVAPGEPNVLEDISKAVGDLAQETGRHIHLVLENDDNTARRLAPLEDPPAGHYNAQWNDDYHHAWHVLLTGETQGYYRDYHDAAQHVARTLAEGFAYQGEPSPHRDNASRGEQSAALPRLAFVNFIQNHDQIGNRPLGERLTTLADDDAVAAALSVLLLQPGPPLLFMGEEWGAKEPFPFFCDFKGDLADAVRNGRKREFAEAYAKHGDEIPDPLAEQTRDLAVLDWAVCDKPAHARRLELTRSLLAARHRDIVPLLRSMTGPGQATMTGSLLSARWPAKDKSLLLLANLSGTAQPRPRDLAWGSQAVWGGDPPAELPPWSVYAAIGG
- the glgX gene encoding glycogen debranching protein GlgX, producing MSPNGKKSAAGAPYPLGATWDGRGTNFALFSANATKVELCLFDRDGRRETERVTLNERTDDVWHTYLSNVGPGQLYGYRVYGPYAPEEGHRFNAHKLLIDPYSKQLGGHCTWNDAHFGYRTGSKQQDLSFDKRDNARFMVKSVVVDDAYTGSNHRPHVPWEDTVIYEAHVKGLTHQRTEISEGLRGTYRALSDPAMITHLRKLSVTAIELLPVHSFLNDRHLLDRNLTNYWGYNTLSFFTPEARYSNGSEVNDLRGTIAALHDAGIEVILDVVYNHTCEGNHMGPTLCYRGIDNASYYWLMPDDARYYDDFTGTGNSLKLAHPRVLQMVMDSLRHWVEAYQVDGFRFDLATTLARGPAFDRNAPFLTAVRQDPVLADVKMIAEPWDVGMGGYQVGGFPNGWSEWNDIYRRTLRRFWRGDGDLIGDIAHAMTGSSVQFQHDGRSPRASINHVTVHDGFTLADLYSYDGKHNEANGEDNRDGSDDNVSTNCGAEGPTDDPAILALRRTLRRNQLASLYLAQGIPLILAGDEVGNSQSGNNNAYCQDNEIGWVDWSALGTDDDLIGFVSTLAQIRRQYPQVRQNKWLEGKRADGTHDVLWLTPGATEMTDDDWNFPGGKFVSYVLAGPKEGDAPLYIILNGADHDVEVTFPTWEGSPKWKNLIDTGNDGPQDVVGDTGSPWTIKPRSIVVFAGQP
- the treY gene encoding malto-oligosyltrehalose synthase — translated: MPPAIPRATYRVQLTKDFTFDDAAAIVPYLKALGISHLYASPFLKARPGSTHGYDIVDHDRLNPELGGDEAFARMSDALKANDLGLILDFVPNHMGVGLSDNQWWLDVLEWGQHSPHAEAFDIDWEAIPYRRHPGVLLPILGRPYGDALQAGEIELGYDSADGSFAAWYFEHKLPINPQRYGEMLRIIVGTTQAEAERVGAALLKLADEFGAHGTPSYREAPKLKQALTTTEGAAPLIERGLSAYRGETGVAALHRLLERQHYRLAYWRVAFAAVNYRRFFDINDLAGLRVERPAVFRAIHPLVTRLIAAGQLQGLRLDHIDGLRDPAQYTRRLRQLVTKARGKERRGPFWIGIEKILGPGEPLPDFSGVAGTTGYEWLNVIGHVLADARGLDALEKTWRDFTGERATPAQMLDTAKRRVIDTMLASEFTVLGLQLARIAAGHFSTRDYTLNRLREALLLYVLEFPVYRTYVTAGGASDKDRAIIDATIARARARWGGPDPDVMDFLRDVITLDLVNNPGYSAPRVRNFALKLQQFTGPLMAKALEDTVFYRDHRFLAFNEVGGHPDAQALSPQQFHELQAERLRTSPAGLTATATHDTKRGEDSRMRILALSEMSDEWASCVKKWDGMNHAIAAVQDGSLWPSKAHQYMIYQALIGAWPETLDAEFTARMKAYALKAAREGKQETSWTAPNDKYEAALDGYIGALLDPARSKTFLESFGAFAARTALIGALNSLSQLALKVLGPGIPDIYQGTEYWDLSLVDPDNRRPVDFARRAAELENPGDDWPGLAETWRDSRIKLHLLHKLLDIRRAHAELFRRGDYIALDVSGPDADHVIAFARRWKRDEIVVAVGRHFAPKSDDGRRWPRPLHAAITLASETIFLDGVVQSTEATPLCVCTPAVHVFRRRIA